One window of Mucilaginibacter inviolabilis genomic DNA carries:
- a CDS encoding TlpA family protein disulfide reductase: protein MKSLLFIPLLFLTVSLSAQTKKKSVHQDLIFKPLTAAPAPKATAVIKGNVKNFSDKYWELAVTGDLTNYSLTMPVDKDGNFNKTINIDDETEDIYLYLNDDAIKICAQKNDTILVNWDNKDFKNTFRVSSSQPRANARLQTMISVYNYCHERFMDLMKSLNADKFSDSVKYEKINNLYNKEMMIAATHLDQAESQKLITDVYYKYADLLNDHKLLSRYDLEIKDTSAVGKKLNRQFGPGTYRTESEYAYKNSNTYKQFIFNYVRFSRVLNGATIQGSDWDKKLLSLNPAWYEYYLIMGNFRLTEIRDWFLTREIKLAFGFYPFDDVSNVYNDFMTKIKTPRYADSLKQFYAAAQRLKPGNPAPDFSLKNDKGETVSLKSLRGKVVYIDFWGVGCAPCVYEIKNTTEPLHAKYKDKNVVFLNICVDSDEKTWKNNLTSLKMTGTNLIAEGWVRNPVCQKYNITGIPHYITIGSDGKIVNNNAARPSDGDRLTTELDKALK, encoded by the coding sequence ATGAAAAGTCTATTATTTATACCCCTGTTATTTTTGACTGTGAGCCTGAGTGCACAAACAAAAAAGAAATCTGTTCATCAGGATTTAATCTTTAAGCCATTAACTGCTGCCCCGGCACCTAAAGCCACCGCAGTAATTAAAGGGAACGTTAAAAACTTTAGCGATAAATATTGGGAGTTAGCCGTAACCGGCGATTTGACCAACTACTCCTTAACCATGCCTGTTGATAAGGATGGTAATTTTAACAAAACCATTAATATTGACGATGAAACCGAAGATATATACCTGTATCTTAATGACGATGCAATTAAGATATGCGCTCAAAAAAACGATACTATATTAGTAAACTGGGATAATAAGGATTTTAAAAATACCTTCCGCGTTTCATCTTCACAACCACGCGCCAATGCCAGGTTACAGACCATGATATCCGTTTATAACTACTGCCACGAAAGATTTATGGACCTGATGAAATCATTGAATGCCGATAAATTTTCTGATTCGGTGAAGTATGAAAAAATAAATAATTTGTATAACAAGGAGATGATGATAGCGGCTACACACCTTGATCAGGCTGAAAGCCAGAAACTGATTACAGATGTATATTATAAATATGCTGATCTGCTAAATGACCATAAGCTATTGTCAAGGTATGACCTGGAAATTAAAGATACAAGCGCCGTAGGTAAAAAACTTAATCGGCAATTTGGTCCGGGTACTTATCGCACCGAATCGGAATACGCGTACAAGAATAGCAATACTTACAAGCAATTTATTTTTAATTATGTCCGCTTTAGTAGGGTGCTAAACGGTGCCACTATTCAAGGATCGGATTGGGATAAAAAACTACTGTCGTTGAATCCTGCCTGGTATGAATATTATCTGATCATGGGTAACTTTAGGTTAACCGAGATCCGCGATTGGTTTCTAACCAGAGAGATAAAACTGGCATTTGGATTTTATCCATTTGACGATGTAAGTAATGTGTATAATGACTTTATGACTAAGATTAAAACACCGCGATATGCCGATAGTCTTAAACAATTCTATGCGGCTGCACAGCGGTTAAAGCCCGGCAACCCTGCACCTGACTTCAGTTTAAAGAATGATAAAGGTGAAACGGTAAGCTTGAAAAGTTTGCGGGGAAAGGTTGTTTATATTGATTTTTGGGGTGTAGGATGTGCTCCTTGTGTATATGAAATAAAAAATACCACGGAGCCCCTGCATGCGAAGTATAAAGATAAGAATGTGGTTTTTTTGAATATCTGCGTCGACTCTGACGAGAAAACATGGAAAAATAATCTGACCTCATTAAAAATGACCGGCACAAATCTTATTGCCGAAGGCTGGGTACGAAACCCTGTTTGTCAAAAGTATAATATAACGGGTATCCCTCATTATATAACCATTGGTTCCGATGGTAAAATAGTGAATAACAATGCTGCAAGGCCATCAGATGGCGACCGACTTACAACAGAATTGGATAAGGCTTTAAAGTAA
- a CDS encoding glycosyltransferase family 117 protein, with product MIRYHKINNLLGWLCLLIAFTTYVLTLEPSVSFWDCGEFISCAYRLQVSHQPGYPMFAMLGKLFSLLSFGDTTKVPYFTNLGSALASGATIMFLFWTITALAKKLLIVKDQDISSTQMITIMGAGLVGALAFAYTDTFWFSAVETIVFALSSLCTAVVFWAILKWEAHADEPGADKWIVLIAYIMGLSIGIHLLNLLTIPAITMVYYFRRYKNPTIKSSIVVFLVSIVILGLVQYGIREYTIKIAAYTDLFFVNTLGLGFGSGAAFVFVTIIVSLVVAIRYSIRHKKSALNLALVCVAFIYFGYSSFIYIPIRATANTNLNNTHPDNAFTLNNYLNRIQYGDNPLLYGPQFDAKVIDQSEGSAMYRKGRNRYEVYGKKQNYVFDHNTIMPRMHSTEGDQDFAQNVHFYKQWLNLADGQSPTFADNMKWMLSWQMYQMYWRYFLWNFVGRYNDLDGQTSTASTDGNWTSGLFDGARHLPKSIINSNTYTPLYALPLVVGLLGMVYHFKKRRGDATVIGLLWFFTGLAIVLYVNQVNLQPRERDYSYVGSFYAFAIWIGLGVLAIYDFMRRKVNARGAALASVATCLLVAPVLLARQEWGGHDRSTKMIPHDMAYNFLISCPKNAILFTYGDNDTYSLWYDQEVEGIRPDVRIVCNSLLGMDWYIHQMDKPMNQSAPLPLTMPFEKYRLGTRDVIAYNDAKIPGSVDVKDVFDFITSDDSRTKVQYQNGETMNYLPTRNFKLTINPDEVLKNGVITTQQKDKLTKEMEWKYPAKYIFKDNLAMMDIIAHNNWKRPICFSIGYSPESMGGLQPYLYKEGFVYHLIPFKADTTEQNQLSKVNSLVGYNNVMTRFKFGNFKHAKYIDPVAKTEFYPFMETTFHDLAQGLIKDGRNDLALNVLHKFDQEMPDINPNIDSAHRKLMLAQVAYKLNDKELANRYVKGIDDYLTDQLAYNYTLLQNKPEALNPNEVQFQLYVLNGLADTTKNYKETALHQQYQAQLDDYGNKFAALLNRQ from the coding sequence ATGATACGCTACCACAAAATCAATAACCTGTTAGGCTGGCTCTGCCTCCTGATTGCTTTTACCACCTATGTTTTAACCCTCGAACCCTCCGTTAGCTTTTGGGATTGCGGTGAGTTTATATCATGTGCCTATCGCCTGCAGGTATCGCACCAGCCGGGTTATCCAATGTTTGCCATGTTGGGTAAATTGTTTTCGCTATTATCTTTCGGTGATACAACTAAAGTACCTTATTTTACCAACCTGGGTTCGGCGCTGGCCAGCGGGGCAACCATCATGTTCCTGTTCTGGACGATAACCGCTCTGGCTAAAAAGCTATTGATTGTTAAAGATCAGGATATCAGCTCTACTCAAATGATCACGATAATGGGCGCAGGTTTAGTAGGGGCGTTGGCCTTTGCTTATACCGATACTTTCTGGTTTTCGGCGGTCGAAACTATTGTTTTTGCCCTGTCATCATTATGTACCGCAGTAGTTTTCTGGGCGATACTGAAATGGGAAGCCCATGCCGATGAGCCAGGTGCCGATAAATGGATCGTATTGATCGCTTATATCATGGGCTTATCCATCGGCATACATTTACTTAATCTGCTTACTATACCTGCTATAACTATGGTTTATTATTTCCGCAGGTATAAAAATCCTACTATAAAAAGCAGTATTGTAGTGTTTCTGGTCAGCATTGTGATCCTGGGGCTGGTACAATACGGCATCCGGGAGTATACTATCAAAATAGCCGCTTATACCGATCTGTTTTTTGTAAATACCCTGGGTTTGGGTTTTGGCAGTGGGGCGGCGTTTGTTTTTGTGACCATTATTGTATCGTTGGTTGTTGCTATCAGGTATAGCATCCGTCACAAAAAGTCTGCTTTAAACCTGGCTTTGGTATGTGTGGCCTTTATCTATTTTGGGTACAGCTCATTTATATATATCCCTATCCGCGCTACCGCCAATACCAACCTGAACAATACGCATCCGGATAACGCTTTTACGCTGAACAATTACCTCAACAGGATACAATATGGTGATAATCCATTGTTGTACGGCCCCCAATTCGACGCCAAAGTAATAGATCAAAGTGAAGGCAGCGCTATGTATCGTAAAGGTCGCAACCGCTACGAGGTGTATGGTAAAAAACAAAATTATGTGTTTGACCATAATACCATTATGCCCCGTATGCACAGCACTGAGGGCGATCAGGATTTTGCGCAGAACGTACATTTTTACAAGCAATGGCTTAACCTGGCCGACGGCCAAAGCCCAACCTTTGCTGATAATATGAAGTGGATGCTGAGCTGGCAGATGTACCAGATGTACTGGCGCTACTTTTTGTGGAACTTTGTGGGCCGCTATAACGACCTGGATGGGCAAACCAGCACGGCATCAACCGATGGTAACTGGACATCGGGCCTGTTTGACGGCGCCCGTCATCTGCCTAAATCTATTATCAATTCAAATACTTATACCCCGTTGTATGCGCTGCCCCTGGTTGTGGGTTTATTGGGGATGGTTTATCATTTCAAAAAAAGAAGAGGCGACGCTACCGTAATTGGCCTGCTTTGGTTTTTTACGGGCCTGGCTATTGTGCTGTATGTAAATCAGGTTAACCTGCAACCCCGCGAGCGCGACTATTCCTACGTGGGCTCTTTTTATGCTTTTGCCATATGGATAGGATTGGGTGTGTTGGCTATATATGATTTTATGCGCCGCAAGGTAAACGCCCGTGGTGCAGCGCTGGCATCGGTGGCAACTTGTCTGTTGGTTGCCCCCGTATTGCTGGCCCGTCAGGAATGGGGCGGGCATGATCGGTCGACCAAGATGATCCCGCATGATATGGCTTATAATTTCCTGATATCGTGCCCCAAGAACGCCATCCTGTTTACCTATGGCGATAATGACACTTATTCACTTTGGTACGACCAGGAGGTGGAAGGCATCAGGCCCGATGTGCGTATTGTTTGTAATAGTTTACTGGGAATGGACTGGTATATACACCAGATGGATAAACCTATGAACCAATCGGCTCCGCTGCCTTTAACCATGCCCTTTGAAAAATACAGACTGGGCACACGTGATGTTATTGCCTATAACGATGCCAAAATACCCGGATCGGTAGATGTAAAGGATGTGTTTGATTTCATCACTTCGGACGATAGCCGAACCAAGGTGCAGTATCAGAATGGGGAAACCATGAATTATTTGCCCACCAGAAACTTTAAACTAACTATCAACCCTGATGAAGTGCTGAAAAACGGAGTGATCACTACGCAGCAAAAAGATAAGCTGACTAAGGAAATGGAGTGGAAGTATCCCGCTAAATATATATTTAAAGATAATCTGGCCATGATGGATATTATAGCTCATAATAACTGGAAAAGACCTATCTGCTTCAGCATTGGGTATTCGCCCGAAAGTATGGGCGGTTTACAGCCATATTTGTATAAAGAGGGCTTTGTGTATCACCTGATACCATTTAAGGCTGATACTACCGAACAAAATCAATTGAGTAAAGTGAATAGCCTTGTTGGGTATAATAATGTGATGACCAGGTTTAAATTTGGCAATTTTAAACATGCCAAGTACATTGATCCGGTGGCCAAGACCGAGTTTTATCCTTTTATGGAAACAACCTTTCATGACCTGGCCCAGGGATTGATTAAAGATGGCCGGAATGACCTGGCGCTAAATGTGTTGCATAAATTTGATCAGGAGATGCCGGATATCAACCCGAATATCGACTCGGCCCACCGTAAACTCATGTTGGCACAGGTGGCTTATAAACTAAATGATAAGGAACTGGCCAATCGCTATGTAAAAGGTATTGATGATTACCTGACCGATCAGCTGGCCTATAATTATACTCTGCTGCAAAATAAACCCGAAGCGCTGAATCCCAACGAAGTGCAGTTTCAGCTATATGTATTAAACGGACTGGCCGATACCACCAAAAATTACAAGGAAACAGCCCTGCATCAACAATACCAGGCGCAGCTGGATGATTATGGAAATAAGTTCGCGGCTTTGCTGAACAGGCAGTAG
- a CDS encoding CTP synthase: MTKYIFVTGGVTSSLGKGIISASLAKLLQSRGYRVTIQKFDPYINIDPGTLNPYEHGECYVTEDGAETDLDLGHYERFLNTPTSQANNITTGRIYQNVINKEREGAFLGKTVQVVPHITDEIKRNFRILGENGEYDIVITELGGTVGDIESLPYIEAVRQFRWEVGSANCLVIHLTLIPFLAAAGELKTKPTQHSVKMLLEYGIQPDILVCRTEHHLNNDLRKKIALFCNVNINAVIESIDAPSIYDVPLLMLKEQLDKTVLTKLKLPHKNEPDLENWKDFLGRLKNPTADVRIALVGKYVELPDAYKSITEAFIHAGAKQECKVRVEYIPSEQLTPENAIEKLKGMHGVLVAPGFGERGFEGKIQAIRHVRENNIPFFGICLGMQCAVVEFGRNVLGLENANSTEMNPETPYPVIGMMEDQKNITTKGGTMRLGAYACDIKKGSKAAAIYGKNHISERHRHRYEFNNEYLKQYETAGLIPSGINPENDLVEIVELKNHPFFVGAQFHPELKSTVANPHPLFINFVAASLAYARKK, encoded by the coding sequence ATGACTAAATATATTTTTGTTACGGGCGGCGTTACCTCGTCGTTAGGAAAAGGTATTATCTCAGCCTCTTTAGCCAAACTTCTTCAATCACGCGGTTATCGCGTCACTATCCAAAAATTTGATCCCTATATCAATATCGATCCGGGAACATTAAACCCTTATGAACACGGAGAGTGCTATGTGACCGAAGATGGTGCCGAAACAGATCTTGACCTTGGCCATTATGAGCGTTTTTTAAATACCCCTACTTCGCAAGCCAACAACATCACTACCGGTCGTATATACCAAAATGTAATCAATAAAGAGCGTGAAGGTGCTTTTTTAGGTAAAACTGTGCAAGTTGTACCACACATTACCGATGAGATTAAAAGAAACTTCCGCATACTGGGCGAAAACGGCGAATATGATATTGTGATCACCGAGTTGGGTGGTACTGTGGGCGATATCGAGTCGTTACCCTACATTGAGGCAGTAAGACAGTTTCGCTGGGAAGTTGGTTCGGCCAATTGCCTGGTGATCCATCTAACCCTGATCCCGTTCCTGGCAGCAGCTGGTGAGTTAAAAACCAAACCCACCCAGCACTCCGTAAAAATGTTATTGGAGTACGGTATACAGCCGGATATACTGGTTTGCCGCACCGAGCATCACTTGAACAATGATCTGCGTAAAAAAATAGCTTTGTTCTGTAATGTGAATATCAATGCGGTTATTGAGTCGATAGATGCACCAAGTATCTATGATGTACCTCTGCTGATGCTGAAAGAGCAGTTGGATAAAACGGTACTTACTAAGCTCAAGTTACCACACAAAAATGAACCCGACCTGGAAAACTGGAAAGATTTCCTGGGCCGTTTAAAAAATCCTACAGCCGATGTACGCATTGCCCTGGTAGGTAAATATGTAGAGCTTCCTGATGCTTATAAATCTATCACCGAAGCATTTATACATGCAGGTGCAAAACAAGAGTGCAAAGTACGGGTAGAATATATCCCTTCTGAGCAGCTTACACCTGAAAACGCGATTGAAAAGCTAAAAGGTATGCACGGGGTACTGGTTGCTCCCGGTTTTGGCGAACGTGGTTTTGAAGGCAAAATACAAGCTATACGCCATGTGCGCGAAAACAATATCCCTTTCTTTGGCATATGTTTAGGCATGCAATGCGCTGTTGTTGAGTTTGGCCGCAATGTTTTAGGGTTAGAAAATGCCAACAGCACCGAAATGAATCCGGAAACACCATACCCGGTTATTGGCATGATGGAGGATCAAAAAAACATTACTACCAAAGGTGGCACCATGCGGCTGGGCGCTTACGCCTGCGATATTAAAAAAGGAAGTAAAGCCGCTGCCATATACGGAAAAAATCACATCTCAGAACGTCACAGACACCGCTATGAGTTTAATAACGAGTATCTTAAGCAATATGAAACTGCTGGTCTTATCCCTTCAGGTATTAATCCCGAGAACGACCTGGTAGAGATTGTGGAGTTAAAAAATCACCCATTTTTTGTGGGCGCACAATTTCATCCCGAATTAAAATCAACAGTTGCTAATCCACACCCACTTTTTATTAACTTTGTCGCCGCTTCGCTGGCTTATGCCCGCAAGAAGTAA
- a CDS encoding SRPBCC family protein, whose amino-acid sequence MKDFDWTSFTKRIAVKASLADIYNAWTRSAEIEKWFLEKAEFYNTTGELLAPDQAVSKDCSYKWFWFLYPDPMPGFIREANGKDWIQFTFEGECVVDVRLSEKNGYTVIELTHRNIPTDDNSKQYIRLGCSNGWAFYLTNLKSVYEGGIDLRNKDENLTVMINN is encoded by the coding sequence ATGAAGGATTTTGATTGGACCTCTTTTACCAAACGAATTGCGGTTAAAGCAAGTCTGGCAGATATTTATAATGCCTGGACGCGTTCTGCTGAGATTGAAAAATGGTTTTTAGAAAAAGCTGAATTTTACAATACAACTGGTGAGCTTTTGGCTCCTGACCAGGCGGTTAGTAAAGACTGCTCTTATAAGTGGTTCTGGTTCCTTTACCCGGATCCTATGCCTGGATTTATCAGGGAGGCTAACGGAAAAGACTGGATACAGTTTACCTTCGAAGGCGAGTGTGTGGTTGATGTAAGATTAAGCGAAAAAAACGGGTATACTGTAATTGAGCTAACACATCGTAACATACCTACCGATGATAACTCTAAGCAATATATAAGGCTGGGCTGCTCAAACGGCTGGGCATTTTATCTTACTAATTTAAAATCGGTGTACGAAGGTGGCATCGATCTGAGAAATAAGGACGAAAATTTAACAGTGATGATCAATAACTGA
- the yidC gene encoding membrane protein insertase YidC yields MDKNTFTGLFLIMAIIAGSIYFLKPSDAELKKERLVQQQDSIRKGLIKAQTAAATAAAKKDTGKAHVVDSALLKSPFGAASVGSEKVVTLENQDLLVKLSTKGGKVASVELKNFKTFDKKPLILFSGDQNHFGLNFTAGSTPINTDNYYFTPSAPELKVAEKDSASVTLRLSYSPTQYIDYVYSLKGTGYKLGLTIKPTGLDGIINNSGNINLNWAASLHKQEKDMKQERQYSTVYYFNTEGQVDYLSETKDDQKDISDKKMAWIAFKQHFFSNALLVKNNISRSNLSVSTDVADTSDVKQMKADLTIARGADGSVPMEFYFGPNRYSTLKAQGSDLQKLVNLGWGPLKYINQFAVLPVFNFLNQFNWSYGLIILALTILLKLVLSPLTYKSYLSMAKMRVLKPEMDEIKAKVGEDNPTLLQQEYLKLYKKAGVNPLGGCLPLLIQMPIVIAFFRFFPSLFELRGQSFLWMHDLSTYDSVITFAPIAILGGISHISLMCLLMTVSTLIYTYFNNQISGATGQMKYIGYITPIVFLVTLNSYPAGLNYYYFLANMLTFLQQYLIKFMVDDKKIHAQIQENKKKPEEKKKKSGFQARMEEMMRQQQQAKK; encoded by the coding sequence ATGGATAAAAATACATTTACAGGATTATTCCTGATCATGGCAATTATTGCTGGCTCAATTTACTTCCTGAAGCCATCTGATGCCGAACTTAAAAAAGAACGTCTGGTACAGCAGCAGGACTCTATAAGAAAGGGTTTAATTAAGGCGCAGACTGCCGCGGCAACAGCAGCTGCCAAAAAAGACACAGGCAAGGCCCACGTAGTTGACTCCGCTTTATTAAAAAGCCCTTTTGGAGCAGCATCTGTAGGTAGCGAAAAAGTAGTGACTTTAGAGAATCAAGACCTATTGGTAAAACTGAGCACTAAAGGTGGTAAAGTTGCATCAGTTGAATTAAAAAACTTTAAAACTTTTGACAAAAAACCGCTTATACTTTTCAGCGGTGATCAAAATCATTTTGGTTTAAATTTTACCGCAGGTAGCACACCTATCAATACCGACAATTATTACTTTACACCAAGCGCGCCCGAACTTAAAGTTGCCGAAAAAGATTCGGCTTCGGTTACCCTGCGTTTAAGCTACAGCCCTACTCAGTATATTGATTATGTGTACAGCTTAAAAGGCACTGGTTACAAACTCGGTTTAACTATTAAACCAACCGGACTTGACGGCATCATCAACAACAGTGGCAACATTAACCTGAACTGGGCAGCCAGCCTGCACAAACAGGAAAAGGATATGAAGCAGGAGCGTCAGTATTCAACCGTTTACTATTTTAATACTGAAGGACAAGTTGATTATCTGAGTGAAACCAAAGATGATCAGAAAGACATCAGCGATAAAAAAATGGCTTGGATTGCCTTTAAACAGCACTTCTTTTCAAATGCATTGCTGGTTAAAAATAACATCAGCCGTTCAAACCTGAGCGTGTCGACTGATGTAGCCGATACTTCCGATGTGAAGCAAATGAAAGCCGACCTGACCATTGCACGTGGTGCCGATGGCAGTGTACCTATGGAATTTTACTTTGGCCCTAACCGTTACTCTACTTTAAAAGCTCAGGGATCTGATCTGCAAAAGCTGGTTAACCTGGGCTGGGGACCGTTAAAATACATTAACCAGTTTGCCGTATTACCGGTATTTAACTTCCTGAATCAGTTTAACTGGAGCTATGGTTTAATCATCCTGGCATTAACCATTTTGCTTAAGCTGGTATTATCACCGCTTACTTACAAATCATACCTATCTATGGCTAAAATGCGCGTGCTGAAGCCGGAGATGGATGAGATCAAAGCCAAGGTTGGTGAAGACAATCCTACCCTTTTACAGCAGGAATATTTAAAGCTGTATAAAAAAGCTGGCGTAAATCCATTGGGTGGTTGTTTACCATTACTCATCCAAATGCCGATAGTGATTGCTTTCTTCCGCTTTTTCCCAAGCTTGTTTGAACTGCGTGGCCAAAGCTTCTTATGGATGCATGACCTTTCGACCTATGATTCGGTGATCACCTTTGCCCCAATAGCTATATTGGGTGGTATCAGCCACATCAGCTTAATGTGTTTGCTGATGACGGTATCTACGCTGATTTATACTTACTTTAATAACCAGATATCAGGTGCTACCGGCCAGATGAAATACATTGGTTACATCACTCCAATCGTATTCCTGGTTACGCTGAACAGCTATCCTGCTGGTTTGAACTATTACTACTTCCTGGCTAACATGCTTACCTTTTTACAGCAATACCTGATCAAATTTATGGTTGATGATAAAAAGATACATGCCCAGATACAGGAAAACAAAAAGAAGCCTGAAGAGAAGAAAAAGAAATCAGGTTTCCAGGCCCGTATGGAAGAAATGATGCGTCAGCAACAACAAGCCAAGAAATAA
- a CDS encoding exonuclease domain-containing protein, giving the protein MYAIVDIETTGGHASANGITEIAICIHDGKKVVKRFQSLVNPLREIPVYISALTGITNEMVQQAPPFEDVAADIYHLIHGKIFVAHNVNFDYSFVRYHLAAAGYDLQCNKLCTVRLGRKILPGLPSYSLGRLCKHLGIDNESRHRAGGDAEATAELFTLLLNSDTEGHIKGALKQGSKEQLLPPNLPKKDIDQLPYMPGVYYFHDQKGKVIYVGKAKSLKKRVSSHFTGNNPGLQRQEFLRNIHQVTYQVCGTELIAFVLEAIEIKRLWPKYNRSLKRFENAYCLYAFEDQRGYLRLAVDKYRKYSDPIYTCNSLLDGYNLLNKLIENFELCPKLCFIQKNQDLCTSVAGSSCACEGVESVDDYNNKVNTAIEQLKQALPTYAIRDEGRTGDEHSCILVEKGQFYGMGYISHYFDADNIQQLKNYLTPYPGNDYIKNIVSNYASRYPDRMVVFA; this is encoded by the coding sequence ATGTATGCAATTGTCGATATTGAAACTACCGGAGGCCATGCCAGCGCTAATGGCATTACCGAAATTGCCATATGCATACATGATGGTAAAAAGGTGGTTAAGCGCTTCCAGTCGCTGGTAAACCCGTTGAGGGAGATCCCGGTTTATATCAGCGCGTTAACCGGAATTACCAATGAAATGGTACAACAAGCCCCTCCATTTGAAGATGTGGCGGCCGATATTTATCACCTAATCCACGGCAAAATATTTGTAGCTCATAACGTAAATTTCGACTATTCATTTGTACGTTACCACTTAGCTGCTGCCGGGTACGATCTGCAATGTAATAAGCTGTGTACTGTGCGCCTTGGCCGCAAAATATTACCAGGGTTACCCTCGTATAGTCTCGGGCGTTTATGTAAACACCTGGGTATCGATAACGAAAGCCGTCACCGTGCAGGCGGCGATGCGGAGGCCACCGCCGAATTGTTTACTCTACTACTCAACAGTGATACTGAGGGGCATATCAAAGGAGCGCTAAAGCAGGGTTCCAAAGAGCAATTACTTCCTCCTAATCTTCCTAAAAAAGACATTGATCAGTTACCTTACATGCCTGGTGTGTATTACTTTCATGATCAAAAGGGTAAAGTGATCTATGTAGGCAAGGCCAAAAGTCTGAAGAAACGGGTAAGCAGTCATTTTACAGGCAATAATCCGGGTTTGCAGCGACAGGAATTTCTACGAAACATACACCAGGTAACTTATCAGGTTTGCGGTACCGAACTGATTGCTTTTGTATTGGAAGCCATCGAGATCAAACGTCTGTGGCCTAAATATAACCGCTCTCTTAAACGATTTGAGAATGCTTACTGTTTATATGCTTTTGAAGATCAGCGCGGTTACCTGCGCCTTGCGGTAGACAAGTACCGTAAATACAGCGATCCGATATATACCTGTAACTCCTTACTTGATGGTTATAATCTACTCAACAAACTGATTGAAAATTTTGAGCTCTGTCCCAAGCTGTGCTTTATCCAAAAGAACCAGGACTTATGTACCAGCGTTGCAGGAAGTTCCTGCGCCTGCGAGGGCGTGGAGAGTGTTGATGACTACAACAACAAAGTAAATACTGCTATTGAACAACTGAAACAAGCCCTGCCTACTTATGCCATTCGTGATGAAGGTCGCACAGGCGATGAGCATAGCTGTATACTGGTTGAAAAGGGACAGTTTTATGGCATGGGTTATATCTCTCATTATTTTGATGCCGATAACATCCAGCAGCTCAAAAACTATCTGACTCCATACCCGGGTAATGACTATATCAAGAATATCGTATCCAATTACGCCTCACGCTATCCGGATAGGATGGTGGTATTTGCATAA